A portion of the Gigantopelta aegis isolate Gae_Host chromosome 10, Gae_host_genome, whole genome shotgun sequence genome contains these proteins:
- the LOC121384815 gene encoding early growth response protein 1-A-like, with product MDIVFLSWKRLPKHVEMIMDGLDALSRVALADIHSLCYDTPSLSEAGSFLGSRTVSESLDDSLNTPVTTCSDETFFGPDSLEPPPITTTANIVTSINVTEGKPADGMLPNRCQAPQAGSVTHTISYKGTLVTSSVTPTSTISEGINPSLASFLTPLSPLITILSEAVNNGQVLKLQQPQQQQHQQQHPCSGPVVQCDYSGLPAYTTPVTCNAFTATTCSPYTPVTCSPYVPVTCTAYTPDACSADQTCDSNTDVSVFSSRTSSPTSATSPQCHSQADVCSLSDNCDQYSQGFGSPVTPGSNQSLTPEPQMPSVGDVFGRSDSYSSPPPPPPPSYSQSIALSGSMDLDMNSMSMKQQQQQQPQPAMYSCSQVQSGQCEQQQQSVMGFQQNTLSETILQMQISEFNKNTNLSADLKWSVSPVTGTTTTTPLPDFTALQVAQPQQNVDAITTMSLQFQPVQKSIKSEPVSEMDDRYLLTSADPMDFVSSSTVSSLTDVKSTLSQPYNQTLKLLPLKPRRYPNRPSKTPPHERPYPCPVENCDRRFSRSDELTRHIRIHTGQKPFQCKVCMRSFSRSDHLTTHVRTHTGEKPFSCDICGRKFARSDEKKRHAKVHLKQRIKKEAKLLASSASLPCTNATSSSSSYMDTSCSGTSTLPLAVTTNSL from the exons ATGGACATAGTATTTCTAAGTTGGAAGCGACTACCGAAACACGTCGAAATGATTATGGACGGTCTTGATGCTTTGTCTCGGGTTGCCCTGGCAGATATTCATAGTTTGTGCTACGACACACCGAGCCTGTCGGAAGCCGGGAGTTTTCTTGGAAGTCGGACAGTATCCGAGTCGCTTGACGATTCACTTAATACGCCTGTGACAACATGTTCAGACGAAACATTCTTTGGACCAGATTCTCTGGAACCGCCTCCTATAACAACAACCG CCAATATTGTGACCTCCATCAACGTCACGGAAGGAAAACCAGCCGATGGGATGCTGCCAAACAGATGCCAAGCTCCACAGGCAGGCAGTGTGACCCACACCATCTCTTACAAGGGGACCCTGGTGACGTCGTCCGTGACGCCGACATCCACCATCAGTGAAGGCATCAACCCATCACTGGCATCGTTCCTCACTCCGCTGTCACCCCTGATCACCATCTTGTCTGAAGCGGTCAATAATGGACAAGTGTTAAAGCTACAGCaaccacagcagcagcaacatcaacaacaacatccaTGCTCCGGACCCGTGGTTCAGTGCGACTACAGCGGTCTACCGGCCTACACGACGCCCGTGACGTGCAACGCGTTCACGGCCACGACGTGCTCACCGTACACCCCAGTGACGTGCAGTCCCTACGTGCCCGTGACATGCACGGCGTACACGCCGGACGCCTGCAGCGCCGACCAGACCTGCGACAGCAACACCGACGTGTCCGTGTTTTCGTCGCGAACCTCGTCGCCGACGTCGGCCACCTCTCCGCAATGCCACTCGCAGGCCGACGTCTGCAGCCTCTCGGACAACTGCGACCAGTACTCGCAGGGCTTCGGGTCGCCGGTGACGCCAGGGTCCAACCAGTCCCTCACGCCAGAACCGCAGATGCCTTCTGTCGGCGACGTGTTTGGCAGGAGCGACAGCTACAGCAGCCCGCCGCCGCCACCACCGCCATCGTATTCCCAGTCCATAGCCCTGTCGGGGTCGATGGATCTGGATATGAACAGCATGTCGatgaagcagcagcagcagcagcagccccaGCCAGCCATGTACAGTTGTAGCCAGGTCCAGTCGGGCCAGTGCGAGCAGCAGCAACAATCTGTGATGGGTTTCCAGCAGAACACGCTGTCAGAAACTATTCTACAGATGCAAATTTCTGAgtttaacaaaaacactaatCTGAGTGCGGATCTAAAATGGTCGGTTTCGCCCGTCACCGGAACGACAACGACCACCCCATTGCCGGACTTTACCGCTCTGCAGGTGGCCCAACCTCAACAGAACGTGGACGCCATTACCACCATGTCGCTGCAGTTCCAGCCGGTGCAGAAATCTATCAAATCCGAACCCGTGTCTGAGATGGACGATCGGTATCTGCTTACGTCAGCCGATCCCATGGATTTTGTGTCGTCATCGACCGTGTCCAGCCTAACAGACGTTAAATCCACGCTCAGCCAACCCTACAACCAGACTCTAAAACTGTTGCCCCTTAAACCGAGGCGCTACCCGAACAGGCCAAGTAAAACGCCCCCTCACGAACGCCCGTACCCTTGCCCTGTTGAAAACTGTGATAGGCGGTTCTCGCGCAGTGACGAACTCACACGTCACATCCGGATACACACGGGACAGAAACCGTTTCAGTGTAAAGTGTGTATGCGGTCCTTCAGTCGCAGCGACCACCTGACCACTCACGTTCGCACCCACACGGGCGAAAAACCGTTTTCTTGTGACATTTGTGGACGAAAGTTTGCCCGCAGTGACGAAAAGAAAAGACACGCCAAAGTACATTTAAAGCAGCGTATTAAGAAAGAAGCGAAACTGCTGGCGTCTAGTGCGTCTCTACCTTGCACCAACGCGACCAGTAGTTCGAGTTCTTACATGGACACCTCTTGTAGTGGTACCAGCACACTTCCGCTGGCCGTGACGACAAACTCATTGTGA